The sequence ACTGTACCCCTGACAGTCAAAGCTGCTGCTTTTACAGGACAAGCTCGCAGCAAAATAGAAGCAGCTGGAGGGAGTTGCGAAGTTATATAAAGAAGGTAGCACTCTATGATCAGTCGAGACAAAGCCCCCACGGCTCAAGAAACTTTTATGCAGATGGCCCAAGCAGCAGGACTCAGAGGTCGGCTGCTCGTCACCGTCGGTATTTTAATTTTGGTTCGCTTGGGCATCTTTTTACCTGTACCAGGAATTGATAGAGCTAGGTTTGCTGAAGCTATATCGGGAAATAACTCTATATTCGGTTTACTGGATATCTTTTCCGGGCGGGGACTTTCGACTTTGGGAGTCTTTGCTTTGGGGATTTTGCCCTTTATTAATGCGTCCATTATCATCCAATTACTGACCGCGGCAATTCCATCTTTAGAAAATTTACAGAAAAATGAAGGAGAAGCGGGACGACGGAAAATTTCCCAAATCACCCGCTATGTGACGGTGGGTTGGGCAATTATCCAAAGTACAGCTTTTTCCTATTTCTTTTTGCAGCAATTTGCTTTAAAACCAGGACTGATATTTGTAGCGGAAACAGCGATCGCTCTCACAGCCGGTTCCATGTTCGTGATGTGGGCATCAGAATTAATCACAGAACGTGGTATTGGTAATGGTGCATCATTGCTGATTTTTGTCAATATTGTGGCTTCATTACCTAAGTCCTTGGGTGACACCATTGACTTGGTACAAGTAGGCGGTAGAGAAATAGTCGGTCGCGTGATTGTGCTGGTGTTGGTATTCCTAGCAACAATTGTGGGGATCGTGTTTGTGCAAGAAGGTATCCGCCGCATCCCCATTATTTCCGCTCGTCGCCAAGTCGGTCGCCGTGTGTTAGCTGAACAACGCAGCTACCTACCCCTGCGCCTCAATTCTGGCGGTGTCATGCCAATTATTTTTGCAGCTGCCATTTTGAGTTTGCCGTTGCTGATTGCTAATTTTACAAAAAATCCGGAATTAGCAAACATCGTTAACAATTATCTCAGTCCTGGCGGTTCTCAGCCTTGGGCTTATGCCTTGGTGTACTTAATTTCTATTGTTTTCTTTAGTTACTTCTATTCTTCGTTGATTGTCAACCCGATAGACGTAGCGCAGAACTTAAAGAAAATGGGTTCTAGTATTCCAGGGATTCGCCCAGGTAAGGCTACTAGTGAGTATATCGAGCGGGTGATCAATCGACTGACTTTCTTAGGTGCTATCTTTTTAGGCTTCGTGGCTATTATCCCCACAGCAGTTGAAAGTGCATTGGGTGTTCCCACCTTTAAAGGATTGGGTGCTACTTCTTTGCTAATTTTAGTTGGTGTGGCTATCGATACAGCCAAACAAGTCCAAACTTACGTGATTTCTCAGCGCTATGAAGGAATGGTGAAACAATAGTGACGCGATTAATCTTCTTGGGGCCGCCAGGAGCTGGTAAAGGAACTCAAGCTCAAAGCTTAGCTCAATTCTTGGGTATTCCCCATATTTCCACAGGGGAAATATTTAGACAAGCTATCAAAGAGCAAACTCCTTTAGGAACCATAGCTCAAGGTTATCTGGATAAAGGTGAGTTAGTCCCTGACGAGTTGACACAGAATTTGGTCAAAGAACGCCTCTCGCAATCGGATGCTCAATCAGGTTGGATTCTAGATGGCTTTCCCCGCAATGTGTCACAAGCG is a genomic window of Fortiea contorta PCC 7126 containing:
- the secY gene encoding preprotein translocase subunit SecY, with the translated sequence MISRDKAPTAQETFMQMAQAAGLRGRLLVTVGILILVRLGIFLPVPGIDRARFAEAISGNNSIFGLLDIFSGRGLSTLGVFALGILPFINASIIIQLLTAAIPSLENLQKNEGEAGRRKISQITRYVTVGWAIIQSTAFSYFFLQQFALKPGLIFVAETAIALTAGSMFVMWASELITERGIGNGASLLIFVNIVASLPKSLGDTIDLVQVGGREIVGRVIVLVLVFLATIVGIVFVQEGIRRIPIISARRQVGRRVLAEQRSYLPLRLNSGGVMPIIFAAAILSLPLLIANFTKNPELANIVNNYLSPGGSQPWAYALVYLISIVFFSYFYSSLIVNPIDVAQNLKKMGSSIPGIRPGKATSEYIERVINRLTFLGAIFLGFVAIIPTAVESALGVPTFKGLGATSLLILVGVAIDTAKQVQTYVISQRYEGMVKQ
- a CDS encoding adenylate kinase, whose translation is MTRLIFLGPPGAGKGTQAQSLAQFLGIPHISTGEIFRQAIKEQTPLGTIAQGYLDKGELVPDELTQNLVKERLSQSDAQSGWILDGFPRNVSQAAFLDQLLVTINQNNERVVNLDAPDEIVVTRLLGRGRKDDSEDVIRRRLEVYRAETAPLIDYYRDRQKLLTVNGNQSPEEVSTELQKVIA